A portion of the Chryseobacterium tructae genome contains these proteins:
- a CDS encoding helix-turn-helix domain-containing protein, protein MNSVIIKPKNEILKKYIQYFLFFKKTDHQLLSYTTFPNTNLCLAIYKQNKISYIQKDGSNLCNITEGSSFTSRLYGFHKTPFQVCIQSALDQICIVFQPSALKAFTQESYENLMQSNTVFEEIFFSEKNVLNKIFDKTDFTDRANELEMIMCNNLKNNIADKMKEALMLIDIHKIASTHDLSERLKVSEATLFRLFKNNLGQNPKSFLKTLRFRNVLDDILKPGRSLTEIAYQNQYCDQAHFIKDFKLLAGFSPKKITDKISINQKDLTWIYNKNHGE, encoded by the coding sequence ATGAATTCAGTCATAATTAAGCCCAAAAATGAGATTCTGAAAAAATATATTCAGTACTTTCTGTTTTTCAAAAAAACAGATCATCAATTGTTGTCGTATACTACTTTTCCCAATACTAATCTTTGCCTGGCGATTTATAAACAAAATAAGATCTCCTATATTCAAAAAGATGGAAGTAATCTCTGTAATATAACAGAAGGAAGTAGTTTTACCAGTCGTTTGTATGGATTTCATAAGACCCCTTTTCAGGTTTGTATTCAATCAGCACTTGACCAGATTTGTATTGTTTTTCAACCTTCAGCTTTAAAAGCTTTTACTCAGGAATCTTATGAAAATCTGATGCAGTCTAATACTGTTTTTGAAGAAATTTTTTTTTCTGAGAAAAATGTCCTGAATAAAATTTTTGATAAAACTGATTTTACAGACAGGGCTAATGAATTGGAAATGATTATGTGTAACAATTTAAAAAATAACATTGCCGATAAAATGAAAGAAGCTTTGATGTTAATTGATATTCATAAAATTGCAAGTACACATGATCTTTCTGAAAGACTTAAAGTGAGTGAAGCTACATTATTTCGTTTATTTAAAAATAATTTGGGTCAGAATCCTAAATCATTCCTGAAGACACTAAGGTTCAGAAATGTCCTTGACGATATTTTGAAACCAGGCAGATCACTTACAGAGATCGCTTACCAGAATCAGTATTGTGATCAGGCTCACTTCATCAAGGACTTTAAATTGCTTGCCGGGTTTTCTCCCAAAAAAATTACGGATAAAATATCAATAAATCAAAAAGATCTGACCTGGATCTATAATAAAAATCACGGTGAATGA